The Lolium rigidum isolate FL_2022 chromosome 2, APGP_CSIRO_Lrig_0.1, whole genome shotgun sequence genomic interval GCTTTGAATTAGATTATGGCTGTCAAGAAAAAGATTGAAGAGATCCAAGGAAAGGATAGCTATCCATGGGGTCAACAAATGCTGATTTACAAGGGCAAGGTGTTGAAGGATGAAAGTACACTGGATGAGAATGAAGTTACTGAAGATGATATGCTGGTCGTCATGCTTAGTAAGGTAGGCTGCTTTTATGCCCTGTATATTAGGAATTGTTTCAGTTCTGTACTATGCTTTGGATTATTTTGTGTAGTTGAATGCTTAGTGTAATAATTGCATGAATTTGTAAGTACTGCGGAGTTAGCATAAGCGGTTACATGTAAAATGACACATAACAGCTTTCctctaataaataaataatatgcACGAAACAGTTTCCAGCCTCATTTGATGCATCACAGTTTCCTGACCTCCTGGCATAGGCTATCGGTATTGTTGCTtcctactacctccgttccgatTTAATCAACGCTGGACACCACATACGTACATGCTCGTGTCGCCACCACTCTGTGTCGATTAAATCGGAACAGAGAGAGTATGTAGCAGCTATACACTACAATGTCCATTTATATCAACATTACAGAAAGTGCTTGACACATACAGCATTATTTCACATTATTCAACATTTCCCCACTTTGTGTTTCAGCCTTGTTCTATTTATTTCTAAATATTGCTATTTACTTATTTTCTGCAGAGCAAAGCTTCTGCTTCCAGTGGAACTTCATCTGCTCAGGTAAACTTCTTCTTTTGGGGATAAAAACAATATATCAAGCATATGCACTAACATAGTAACGTGAACCATTACTAGCCTTTGAGCACTCCTGTATCCAGGCAAGCGCCTCCAGTTGCTCAACCCCAAGCTCCTCAACCCATGTGAGTCCCTTGCTACCTTTCCTCGTGGCATTCTACTGCATGGGTCATGGTCGTACTCAAACTAAATGTATCTTTCTGCAGGGTCTCAGCAACTACAACTTCTCAACCTGAAATACCATCTGCAGAGTATGTTCCATGTCTGCCTACTGATATATGTATTGGGGACTTTTTTACCACTTAAATTTCATGTTTCTGCATGTGCCCTCCCAAGGGAACACCTGTGGCTTTGACTTTTCAGAATCACGCCCTTCTGATGTTTGTTGCAGCTTTACATCATGCAACCTTCCGTCAATGGCTTCCTTGCGAAAAAGTCCATTTTGAAGAGTGACAATTGACAGCAAACAGTAGTAAATGCATGAACTAATATATTACACATTTCGAGCAGAGAGCAAAATATTGTCTTCAACTTCTCCATGGACATGTAGCATGAGTCAATGGGGTTAAAGTCAGCCACTTAAACACAATGGTCAATTAACATTAAAGCTAGATAGGAAGTTGGAAGCATTGAACGTCACTAGGTGAATTTATGGATTGCATGAAAATGGAAATGAAAAGCGATGAAACACTGAAACAGCCATTTGCATAGCTTGACAATGGGAAGTTAGGCCCCAAACTACATAATTTAGGGATTCtcgtaaatatatggaatatagaTCTGAAATGGAGGCATCGGGTTTCATGATTCTATGCAGGATCAGTCGTAGTTGGATCCTGATTCTGTCAGATTTTTGTCATGACTAATAAATATATGTATGTATTGTAGTATTGTACAAATAATATCTCAGGTGGATCATGTATCACACTTactgtaattttttttatctcaTGAGTCATGTATCACACCTACTGTATTGTACAAAAAATACCTCACGAGTCATGTATCACATGGAGTGGTGACCTTACCCATCACATAAGCTGGGTCTTTATCTTGGCAGTCTTGGTCTTGTGAATATGAAGTCAGCCATTTCTCTTTAAAATGAATATACCAGTTCTGCTATGtataattcttctttctttttgttaGGACCCCATCGAGCATAGTTGATCATGCAGCATCAGATTTACTGTCTGGAAGCAATGTTGACACAATGATTAACCAGATAATGGAGATGGGGGGTGGCAGCTGGGACAGAGATAAAGTTCAAAGAGCTCTCCGGGCCGCTTATAACAATCCAGAACGTGCCATTGACTATCTGTATTCTGTGCGTATCTGATGCTAACAATCTGGAATTTGGGTCGAGTTTCTGATGCTAATAGATGATATTTGTTTGTCCAAAAACATTAGGGTATTCCAGTGGCAGCTGAAGTTGCTGTGCCGGTGGTTGGTCAAGGGGCAAACACAACTGGTGCAGCTCCTTCTGGAGAAACTGGCCTCTCTGGAATCCCAAATACAGCACCATTAGATCTTTTCCCACAGGTTTATTTGCTACCTTTGTTTGTGCAGTACTGTTGCTGTGCTGCCTATTTGACTATCTTTTGACTAATTGAATGATGTAGCAGGGGGCTTCCAATGCTGGAGGTACTGGTGGTGGTGGATCACTGGATTTTCTTAGGAATAATCAGCAGGTTCTTATTTGTATGTTTTGTCAATTATTGCTCTCATTTTGTTTCCTATGATCTGCCTGGAAAAGAACGAGGTACAGAACAATGGTGCCAACGGGATCATGCCAATCATTCTGTTTACCATCAATGCTTTGTCAAACTATCTGATGATCTGATATAGTAGTACAGGGGTTACACTTACATGTGAAGTGTGAACTTATAATTTGATGTAGCACATAAGTGTTTGAGTGTGGCGTTTTGGAGGCCGagttacatgtagctctttattttcaaacactcaaaattcgtatttcaaagtttcaaaaaagtcCGAAGCAAAATTCTAGAAGTAACGAATGATGAAttctacaatggtgtaaaatttCAATACAAACTgatttgtattctaggctacacaaaattgacaaaatctgagaaagtttatactccctccgattcatattaattgacttcaatatggatgtatctagattccggttcatattaattgactctaatatggatgtatctagatacattttagttctagatacatccatattgaagtcaattaatatgaatcggagggagtagtattgaaATGTGCacttcactataaaatttgttagaatttgttatttttgtgtagcctagaatatgaagcagtttgtattgagattttacaccattgtagtatgcatcattggctatctctaaaattttgtttcgaattttttgaaactttgaaacacAAATTCTGAGTATTTGTAAATAAAGAGCTACGTGTAGCTCGGCATCCGTTTGAAGTTTTTCATAAGTGTTTATGCTACTTGGGATGCTTTTGTGCATAACATTGAGATAGGAATTTAAGATCCTGCATCACACTTGATCTGAACAAAGAGTCATTTTCTATGGGTATACAGCAAAAGTGGGCAATGTTCCATTTAATATAGTATAAGAAAATGCAGTGATAAATGAAGTTTGATAAAAGGAAATTCCTTCAGTACCCTACGTCCCTACCATGCGTTGTTTGGATCTTGAAGTAATAGTGTATGCCTATTATTATCTGCAGTTTCAGGCACTTCGCGAAATGGTCCATACAAATCCACAAATTTTGCAGGTTTTCTATctaccttttcattttatgttaTGTTTCATGCATCTTCTGTCTAAACTTGTTGCTGATATTTTTGCTACAGCCTATGATCCAGGAATTGGGCAAGCAGAATCCCCAACTTCTTAGGTTGATTCAGGAGAACAATGAGGAGTTCCTTCAGTTACTTGAAGGTGGAGATGGGTAAGCTTTCTTTATTTGCTGAATTATATATTCTGGTTTCATTTAAATAAGTTATAGGCTTCAGTAGTGTGAATTTTGCTTTCTTAGCTATAAACTGGGATTTCATCAATCTGGTCTGTCTGCTTCACTGCCACTTTCTAGTTAGTGTAGATTTTGTGTAGATGGTTTTGTTGGACTTAATCCTATTTCATACCAGTAACATATGTTTTGGGACTTGCATTGGACTTCCTTCTTTAGTGTCTCAGGTATGGCATATACCTTGCCAGGAACTCAGGAAGAAAATATGGTATATACCTTGCTAATATAGTTTCTGAACATAACATGATAAGCTATTTGCCGCTGCATTCTTTCCCCTGTGCTTCATTCTCACAACTCCTTTCAGTTTCAATAGAGTTTACAATGATATACTAAACCATTCTTATCTGACATTTCCAGGGACTTCTTAGAGCAGCCTGACCAGGATGAGATGCCTCATGCTATCAGTGTGACACCAGAAGAGCAAGAGGCAATTGGGCGGGTATGTGTGGCACCTTTCTCTGCATAGATACACCATACATGTCCTCACATTTTCACCTTGGTCTGGTTTGCTTTCGTACTTCAGCTAGAAGCCATGGGGTTTGACAGAGCACGTGTCATCGAAGCATTCTTCGCGTGCGACAGGAATGAGCAACTGGCTGTAAACTATCTTCTTGAGCATGCTGGTGATGAGGACTAGAGAAAATTACCTTAGTACTGGGTGAGGATTCTTTCATGGTCATCCTGGTGCCTTAAATAACTAGCTTAGTTAGCTCTGCAGAAATGCTTACACTACTGATGTTTTTCTTGTGGGATCATGACAGAGCTTGTTCTGAACATCTGACCCAAATTGATCGTGACCGTCCCAAGTGACTGCGCTAGCTGAGATGGAGCTAATGCTCAGTCGAACAGATTATGTCTTTGTACAACACCTAGTTTGCTTCCTGTGTTGCGCATTTAAATACTTGTAGAATGAGCATGTCTATTGCGACTTATCCGGATGATACAGTAGTACTTCAATGTTGTTTACTGTCGTTCTCAAATCTGTATTGGTGGTTGTGGACATCAGTTCTGTTGATATAGATTATTGGTAAACATCAGTTCTGGTGATATATTGTTCAGTACCAGCTTTGGTTTATTGGTTATATATTGTGGTAAAATCATGGCTAGAGAAGAAAAGCTGTGATCCCAGTCATCGTTGGCATACCTTGTTGATCCTTGATAACCATGCAGTCAACATTGAAGCATATATTTGCTTAATATACCTCTTTCTTATTGCAAACACAGAAATCTAATTTTGTTGCCCACTGTTACAAAACTGAGCAATATGGGTGATCATCGTACTGCTGTGAGAGCTCCCCTCCCCCTGGACTGAAACTAACTTGGTTCACGTTCGCCTAGCTCCAGCTCGCTGCTTGGCTCAAATTACACTAGGCATCTCAGTGGTGGTCCTCTTTATATCTCCCACCCAATAGAGTTCTTATAATTTGAAGAGTTGAGTTAATAGGTGGGCAGAAAAACATGTAAACCACCAAACTTGGTGGCAAAATCTAGCAGCAGCACGAGAAACCAAGCACCACCAAAGTACAGAACCCTTGTTGCCTCCTAGAGATTATCTTTCATGTTGACTAGGGTAACACCCTGCTCTTCAACATACTAAACCTACCTAACCGATTTCTCCTGGATGTACCTGGCTGCTTACCATGCGGCTCGCCCCGTTGACCTCTTAGGCGCTCTTGGTTGGCGCCGGCCATATCTAGGTCTCCAATAATATGACCGGAGTCTCCCAGGCACCAGTTTCCCCCATCTCACAGGCACCAGTTTCCCATGTGTCACGCAATAGCTCTTGCCAACCTCAGTctctgggttatttttgtgcacaaGTTCTgtaattgaagaagaagaaatgaatttATCAAAACGTGGGACGAAAAACATAGACTGGGTTGCAAGTTGTATCCGTGAACGAATAAAGTCAGTACTGCAAAAGAATAGACATGTATGCCAAATAGTACTACGGGAGTTGGCACAAAGAACAAATACTAAGCAGAATGAATGATCAGCGAGCATAGCAATAAATCCACATCTAGCCCACATGAACCAGCCAAAATCTTCACTCAACATCACAAAGAAATACTACAATCGTTAGCAGCTTCATAGGACATGATcattattttaaataattgtGTAGTACAATTTTGGGCTAGAATTTAGACAACCATTGCATCTCCTAACGATTCCCTTGGCGGAGCCAGAACCTAAAGTCTGTGTTGTCGTTTCAAATTTGTGATGTCAAATACATATACTTTATacttattttgaatattttttgcaAGATTAATACCTACATACAAAGAATTTGGCAAAAagctgtgtggtcaattgaccacactGCTCTCAATGTGGCTCCGCCACTCATGCCCTTAGATTATGAATTGATATATGAAATTGTAGCATACAGTTGACATGCACCGAAAAAACCGTTAGTTCATACTATCACTTTTGTATATATTTTTGACAAAAGTCATTTTTGTATATGTCTATTGTATTGAGTATTACCTTAGTATCGTTTTTGTATATGTCTATTTGCATCGGAAAATCCCTCTCAAATCATGATCTATAATGATTATCACTAGAATTATCGCCAATGAGAAGAAGCTTGTGCGTGAAACTTTCTAGTAAGCACAATTAGGTTTAACATCCAAATGCTACATGTACATATAAGCAAATATAATTGTTGGTGTGATCATCTAAAATCTGACTATACATCCAATCTTTGTTAGTTCCAATACCCAATATATTACATACTTAAGAGTTGTTCCAAAATCATATAAGGGAGTGGCTAAAGATATACCTGGTCGACTGTAAAATCTCATGTATGGAAACAAAGCATCACAGCTTTTGTTCCTCCATATCTTCTTCCACTGCAGTGACTTGAGATTAATCTGGTAGATACCAAGGTGTGTGTTCATGAAAATGATATCACGGCCCTCCACAGATCCGATGAGTCTAGGTGTTATATTGATGTAAATAACGGGGAGAAGGTTCTCGAGATTGATGACTGTACGATGAGTCCATGCCGCGGCTCCGTCGGAGCCCACCAGCCTCGACCATAGGTTGAGGGTTAACCCATGCACATGTGCAAGCCCCAAACTGCCATCCCCCATCGATATTAGGATACCATCATCACAATCAATGCCAGTATCCACTACCGGCACATCAATCAGTGCTAATAATTGAGAGCCCAAGTGGTACTCGATAATTCCTACGCGATCATCATCCTCGTACACGAAGTAAAGTGCATCTTGGACGAGGAGAGGCGGCTTTTGCTTGATGTAGGCCTCCGCAAGGTAAAGAGGAGAGCACGGCTCGCTCCACTCATCAAGATGAGAGCATGGCTCGCTCCAGTCGTCCATCTGTAGAGAAGATACACGCGCGCatgtaacataatcaacatcatCACCTATGTCAATGCCGACAAAGACTACCGTGAAGGGACCCTCGTTACACGCGCGGTGGTCACAGCCGGTCACGGCGCAGAGCACCGCGGCCGCATGGCCATCGTAGTAGCCGTATCTGGGCGTGGACAACTCCCTCCAGTAGCCCGTCATGGGGTCACAAACAAGGAGGGTCATGGGCTTTACACCGGCCTTCTTATCCCCAAGTAgaacgcggccatggcggcagtcCAGCACATCGAATTTCTCGTCGTTGGTAAGGTGCGCGCCGAATTTCGTGGTCGAGACGAAGAGTGGCCCTGAGTCTTGGTACTCGAGCAAGGAATAAACGAAGCCCAACATTGGGGGATCTCCATGGAACTCACGGTACCGGCATTGGAAGCTAGGGCCGGAGAGGAGGGAGAGCCAGAGCTTGCTGGCGAGGGAGGCGCGCACGAGGCACGCCGGCTCATCGGGTGGGAGGCGGAGGAAGATCTCCTCAAGAATCTCGTCCGGCAAAGTCGGTGTTGACGGCGGCATGGTCGGTAGGGTTTTGGGTGGGCATAGAGCTTGAGCTTGTATGGACTTCGCGGCCGTGCTATAGTTCGGTTCAACAATCAGGTCTCCTTTTATCCAGTTCTATTACAAATACGTAACGCGCACAAACGGCCTGGTCGGAATCAGATAGTACCAAATTTTGATAGTACACGGCATGGAGTCTCACCTCACGCATCATAATAATGGACGCGACTATCGGGCGGCCGCGTGCTCATTTGCAGTGCCTAGCATACCCTCTATATTAGGAAAGTTTTGTCCCCACTAATAAAAACGGAAAGATTCCACGCGCTGGTATGCTTTCTCTTTCCTAAACATGCATGCAACGCGTAGGCCAGCTGAGGCCAGCTAGATATTGTAGATCTATTTTAAAAAGCTATAACCTTTAAACCGTGTATCGAAATTATGATTCGTTTTCACATTTAGAATCCTGGTGACAAGATCTTTAAAACTAGATCTCGTTTGCATATATTTCGACAAAAAAAATTAAGAAGCAATTTTGGTGTGCTTCAAAGCAACTTAGGTGAGCGACTAAGCAATTTTGGTATGCGACTAAAAATGTTTTAAAACAATGGTAGAAAACTTCGTAACAACAGTTGACATTGTTACAGCAACTAAATACAACTTCCCATGTTCACGAATAACGATAGATTGCAGTGGCATGCAACTATACGAAAACGATACACAACTTAGAAAACAACCACAAAATCAACAAGCAAGTTCATGATAATAGTAAGAGACTTTAGTGCAGTTTTAGGTACCTTCATTGCAGTGGTAGGCAACTTGACAAATAAAAAGGTAGCCAACTTCGGTGCGCCAAAGTAGTGTAGTCGGACATCAAAGTTGCCAGTTGGGCATTGTCAACACTAGAGTTGCACATTAAGGCACCAAAGTTACTCTGTCGGACACCAAGAATGTGCAGCAAGCACCAATGTTGCTCTGTCCGGCAGCAAAGTTGCTCTATGGGGTTCCGAAGTTGCTCTGCTGAGCAGCAAAATTGCTTCGTCGCTCACCTAAGTTGCTTTGTCCGGCAGCAAAGTTGCTCCGTAGAGTTCCAAAGTTGCTCTGGTGGGCAGCAAAGTTTCTCTGTCGGGTTCCAAAGTTGCTCCGTCGGGTCCCAAAGTTGCTCTGTTGGGCAGCAAAGTTGCTCCGTCGGGTTCCAAAGTTGCTCCGTCGGGTTCTGAAGTTGCTCTGTTATGCAGCAAAGTTGCAAAGCAGGGTTAAGATTACCTCCCCCGAAGCTGCTGACCTGAAATAAACGCCACGCCGTGGCATGGCGTGATGGTCTGGACGGCAAGGTCACCCCTGATGTGGGAGATGTGGCCAAATCGGATGGCCTCCGGCTGCACCCGCTAGGACTTGAACTGGTCGCACTTGTTGCCTATGCTTTTGGAGGCACATACCTGGCGACCACCGACGGAGCTCATGGAGGAAGGTTGGCGATGTTCGACAGGGGCGGATGGAGGACTACGACTACCGTCTACTGCAGTCTTACCCATGTCCGAGGCAGTCCAGCTCTAAATCAATCTGGCTTAAAGGATCGCGGCAGCGGGAGCAGCATCGTGAAGCCTTCACGGCCGCCGCCTCTCACCCGCTCGTAACATGGGTTGCTCACATCATTTTTCTGGTGCATTAGGAGTTGTTGCCGCAGCTGTTGTGAAGCCTACTATCGTTGTGAATCAAGTATTTTCGTTGCACAGCAAAGTTGCTTTGTTGCATATCAAAATTGTTTTGttgcacaacaaagttgctccgtcgcgcatcaaagttgcttgttaaaaaaattcATCGAAACATATGAAAACGTGGTCTAGTTTTGAAGCTCTCGTCGTGGAGATTCTAGAAGTGAAAACAGATTGTAATTTCgccgcacggtttaaaagttacgGTTTTTTCAAAAAACGTCATATGTTATCATCTAGCCTACTATTTATTGAGGACACACGGTTTAACAGTCGTGTAGAGCGTCTGCCCGGAACTTCGATTTGGCACGCACCCGCCAGGAAGAATTCAGGCATAATAATTCATAAGACGACTAGACGATCGAGTACGACGTGGCGCATGGTCATGGACTCATGGTGATGGATCATGCGGCCGTGATGGCGATCTTCATGCCGGGACGCCGCTGATCGTGAAGCGGTCTGGCGCCAATCGTCAGCTGGGCGCAAGCCTTGTACCCGGCCGCGCTCACAGCCACCACGTCGTGCGCCGTCGCGTCGTACTTATCACCGCACCTAGCTTGTCAAACCCGTCCGCCTCGCCGACACCATGCACACATGCGGCGGCGTCCTGAAACGCGTGCATCGTCTGGGGTGTGCTTCGCGGTGCTGGCCGACGCCGTCGCCGGGTACGTCAGTAGCTACGACGGGGACTACGTCGTCGTCCTGCTGTTAGGcgccctcttcctcgccgggATGGGCTTCATGCTTTCCGACTACCGTGAGGATCGGGCGGCaatcgcagcggcggcgggagaaTGGTGGCCGTGACCCGGTCCCGGAGGAGCTGATGCGGAGGCTCGGAGCGCTTCTGGAGCAAGCAAGATCTCGGAGGAGACGATGCAGAGGTGTCACCACCTTTTCGTGGTAGATCCGGTCTCCGATGAGCTAGTCGCGACGCTGGCGAACCACTTCGTTTGGACGCTGCCGTCGAACGGTCTCCACCATCATCTAAATTTCAGACACGCACTTAGCAACATAAGCATTACCAtggaaacaaaatactgtagtaacaACTACACTTCGATAGTACAAGTTCAGTTGACGAACAATTTTATTCAGATTTGTGAGGGAGCCAACATGCAGAAGCCATCATATCATCTCTTTGGGCGACAAAACATTTATTAGGAGCCAACACTTGATATCATTTCAACCTCCTCTCACAGGGGAATTCAGAGATTGGATCAAACCTGGGAGAGGAAACCGTATAGATCTTTTAAAAAGTCGTATGGGTTAACTTAGCTACTGCATCTGCATTTTGAAGCAAATTAAACAACGGAAGAAAACGTTTGCCCATCAAGAATAAAACGAGGTTAATTAGCTAACAAACAATTGGAACAGGGTCATGCCTCTTCCATACAGTAGAGGTACAGAAGTACAGATAGCACAGAGAAATCTATGTTGATGCCATTGAGTATGATCTTGCCTAAGTAAATGTCTGTGAAACAAGATCAGCCTTATGCACACACTGGCGACACCAGAAAACCACCAAACATACTAACAAGAGCCAACTGCAGCATAAATCCCCATGTTTCATGCAGTGGCCGCAGGCTCAAGGTGCTTTTACAGAACGGAAGGATCTCGGAGGAGGCACTCCGGTCGTGGCCAGTGCTGTGCCATGAGGATAGAGGAGATGGTTGAGCGACTTGAACACCAAACAGTTTGTGCGGCTACTGACTTTGTGTTATATCTTGGCATGGCTTTACTGAATCTTTTTGTTATTCCTTCACAGTAGGTCCACCTGATTTACAACGCGAAATGATTTGACAAAGCATGAGAGAGCAATGATATTGCTGCAGTTCTTTTTAAAGCTTAGTTTAGAAGGGTAATTAAGTTTCCTCCTACACTAATTCGTACTGAACCAACCAACATTGCCCGCTAAAAATAATATTGCACTAATAACAGAAGCTTGCATGTCGTGCTAGTTCAGTTCAAAACGAAAAGAGAAGGGTCAAAGGAAACAGCAGCTCTGGACCATTAACTGAACCTCCTATGTATACCACCTAGAATATCTGAAACTTTAAAACACAATTTTTTTAAACGATGCAATTGAGCTTTGGTTCAGCAAATCCACATCGAGCAATCCTGCTCTTCACCATACTTAACCATTTTGGACGCACGTTCAAGGAAGAAATGCATTAATGAACATGATATCTCAAGTTCACCTGTGCAAGTTCAAGGAAGAGGAGGGACACCTTTTTCCTCTTGGCATGGCCTTACTGAATTTTCAAATACCAGACATTACAAACCAAAATGCAGTGGTTCTTGTCATGGAGAATAATACGCTTGTTTCCGCTACGGACCTGTGATCGCAAGTTCTTTCCATTTTGCGATTCACTTTACAAGGCTAAGTAAGTTCTCTCCTACACCATTGTGCCTTGCTGTAAGAAAACATCTGCAGTAACAACAACACTTTGACATTCTGTATTAGTTCAGTTCACAAGGTTAT includes:
- the LOC124691845 gene encoding ubiquitin receptor RAD23b-like isoform X1 — encoded protein: MKLTVRKLNGTHFEIRVQHHDSIMAVKKKIEEIQGKDSYPWGQQMLIYKGKVLKDESTLDENEVTEDDMLVVMLSKSKASASSGTSSAQPLSTPVSRQAPPVAQPQAPQPMVSATTTSQPEIPSAETPSSIVDHAASDLLSGSNVDTMINQIMEMGGGSWDRDKVQRALRAAYNNPERAIDYLYSGIPVAAEVAVPVVGQGANTTGAAPSGETGLSGIPNTAPLDLFPQQGASNAGGTGGGGSLDFLRNNQQFQALREMVHTNPQILQPMIQELGKQNPQLLRLIQENNEEFLQLLEGGDGDFLEQPDQDEMPHAISVTPEEQEAIGRLEAMGFDRARVIEAFFACDRNEQLAVNYLLEHAGDED
- the LOC124691845 gene encoding ubiquitin receptor RAD23b-like isoform X2 yields the protein MKLTVRKLNGTHFEIRVQHHDSIMAVKKKIEEIQGKDSYPWGQQMLIYKGKVLKDESTLDENEVTEDDMLVVMLSKSKASASSGTSSAQPLSTPVSRQAPPVAQPQAPQPMVSATTTSQPEIPSAETPSSIVDHAASDLLSGSNVDTMINQIMEMGGGSWDRDKVQRALRAAYNNPERAIDYLYSGIPVAAEVAVPVVGQGANTTGAAPSGETGLSGIPNTAPLDLFPQGASNAGGTGGGGSLDFLRNNQQFQALREMVHTNPQILQPMIQELGKQNPQLLRLIQENNEEFLQLLEGGDGDFLEQPDQDEMPHAISVTPEEQEAIGRLEAMGFDRARVIEAFFACDRNEQLAVNYLLEHAGDED